A window of Longimicrobiaceae bacterium contains these coding sequences:
- a CDS encoding ATP-binding protein, protein MMNPARKSPSSRVADVLRASSVRARLVVTVGVLLALGAVNVGAHVWATRQRARVLTELRNAVARQEILLETIAALENQNRQVRVVSGLLGADAVPSTASERERTHAAIDAVPARLEAPVLSTGPGGEPAVREMRARAQALATSWKTFYDNLSTNPSHAISELVLVGEPLARALLEKDLPEAVRREKERIRTGSEALARTDRTTSRVVWVLFGLSSILGSLLAFGTLRGLLGALGALKAGAERVGMGEFGHEIPLDDRTELGEVARSFNEMARRLRTARDEVEVRNAELADTVERLRRARQELIQSEKLGALGGMLAGLAHEINNPLTSVLGYGQLLRQELDERGDAELAELRAELVDPIISEGVRARNLVRNLLQFSRSSDSALAAVDLAEALHVAIGLRRRAFALAGVRLTEELPDGILVTAESQRLQQVFLNVINNALDALSGGGGTTLCVRVRRVEPNWVSVTFEDDGPGLKEPERIFDPFYTTKPVGAGTGLGLTLVHRFVEEFGGTVTASSRYGGGACFEIRLRSAAPLEEVRPVEPPARVRSAPPARRTVLVVEDEEPLRALQGRLLGRLDVEVLLAASGEEARDVLEARDVDLVISDIKMPGEMDGVALFQWVLRERPPLADRFLFVTGNQYDQKLSELLRTRPDRFVTKPFEVDTYLDRVGGLLREGERPAEPAGPRSAA, encoded by the coding sequence ATGATGAATCCCGCCCGGAAGTCCCCGTCCTCGCGCGTGGCGGACGTGCTGCGGGCATCCTCCGTCCGCGCGCGGCTGGTGGTGACCGTCGGCGTCCTGCTTGCCCTCGGCGCGGTGAACGTCGGCGCGCACGTGTGGGCGACGAGACAGCGCGCGCGCGTGCTCACGGAGCTGCGCAACGCGGTCGCCCGCCAGGAGATCCTGCTGGAGACCATCGCCGCGCTGGAAAACCAGAACCGGCAGGTCCGCGTCGTCAGCGGGCTGCTGGGGGCCGATGCGGTCCCCTCTACCGCCTCCGAGCGGGAGCGGACCCACGCCGCGATCGACGCGGTCCCGGCGCGCCTGGAGGCCCCGGTCCTGAGCACCGGCCCCGGCGGGGAGCCGGCGGTGCGGGAGATGCGGGCGCGGGCCCAGGCGCTTGCCACCTCCTGGAAGACGTTCTACGACAACCTGTCCACCAACCCGTCCCACGCCATCTCCGAGCTCGTGCTCGTCGGCGAGCCGCTCGCGCGGGCGCTGCTGGAAAAGGACCTCCCCGAAGCGGTGCGCCGGGAAAAGGAGCGGATCCGGACGGGGAGCGAAGCGCTCGCCCGGACGGACCGGACCACCTCCCGCGTGGTCTGGGTCCTGTTCGGCCTGTCCTCGATCCTTGGATCTCTCCTGGCGTTCGGCACACTCCGCGGCCTCCTCGGCGCGCTGGGGGCGCTTAAGGCGGGAGCGGAGCGGGTGGGGATGGGGGAGTTCGGGCACGAGATCCCGCTCGACGACCGGACCGAGCTGGGCGAGGTGGCCCGGAGCTTCAACGAGATGGCCCGGCGGCTCCGGACGGCCCGGGACGAGGTGGAGGTCCGCAACGCGGAGCTGGCGGACACCGTGGAACGGCTGCGCCGTGCCCGGCAGGAGCTGATCCAGAGCGAGAAGCTGGGAGCGCTGGGGGGGATGCTGGCGGGTCTGGCCCACGAGATCAACAACCCGCTCACCAGCGTGCTGGGGTACGGGCAGCTGCTCCGCCAGGAGCTGGACGAGCGCGGGGACGCGGAGCTGGCCGAGCTGCGCGCGGAGCTGGTCGACCCGATCATCTCGGAGGGAGTGCGGGCTCGCAACCTGGTGCGGAACCTCCTGCAGTTCTCGCGCAGCTCGGATTCCGCCCTGGCGGCGGTCGACCTGGCGGAAGCCCTCCACGTGGCCATCGGCCTGCGGCGCCGCGCGTTCGCGCTCGCGGGCGTGCGCCTGACGGAGGAGCTGCCCGACGGGATCCTGGTCACCGCCGAGTCCCAGCGGCTTCAGCAGGTCTTCCTGAACGTCATCAACAACGCGCTCGACGCGCTCTCCGGGGGGGGCGGGACCACGCTCTGCGTCCGCGTGCGGCGGGTGGAGCCGAACTGGGTGTCCGTGACGTTCGAGGACGACGGCCCGGGGCTGAAGGAGCCGGAGCGCATCTTCGATCCCTTCTACACCACCAAGCCGGTGGGGGCGGGGACCGGTCTGGGCCTCACCCTGGTGCACCGCTTCGTCGAGGAGTTCGGCGGGACGGTCACCGCCTCCAGCCGGTACGGGGGCGGAGCGTGCTTCGAGATCCGTCTGCGCTCCGCGGCCCCGCTGGAGGAGGTCCGCCCGGTGGAGCCCCCGGCCCGGGTCCGGAGCGCACCCCCGGCGAGGCGAACCGTGCTGGTGGTGGAGGACGAGGAGCCGCTCCGCGCGCTGCAGGGGCGCCTGCTGGGCCGTCTGGACGTGGAGGTGCTGCTCGCCGCTTCCGGGGAGGAGGCCCGCGACGTTCTGGAGGCCCGCGACGTCGACCTGGTGATCTCGGACATCAAGATGCCGGGGGAGATGGACGGGGTGGCGCTCTTCCAGTGGGTTCTCCGGGAGCGTCCCCCGCTCGCGGACCGGTTCCTGTTCGTGACCGGGAACCAGTACGACCAGAAGCTGAGCGAGCTCCTCCGCACGCGTCCGGACCGCTTCGTGACCAAGCCCTTCGAGGTGGACACGTACCTCGACCGGGTCGGTGGACTGCTACGGGAGGGGGAGCGGCCGGCGGAGCCGGCCGGTCCGCGCTCCGCGGCGTGA
- a CDS encoding nucleotidyltransferase domain-containing protein translates to MFRIPVDREKIADFCRRWSVTEFSLFGSVLRDDFRPDSDVDVLVVFAPGTQLGWEDWERMEEELAVLFDRPVDLVEKQAVTNPFRRHSILTTHRVVYAA, encoded by the coding sequence ATGTTCCGAATCCCCGTGGACCGGGAGAAGATCGCCGACTTCTGTCGGCGCTGGAGCGTGACGGAATTTTCGCTTTTCGGCTCCGTGCTGCGCGACGACTTCCGTCCCGACAGCGACGTTGACGTGCTCGTGGTCTTCGCGCCGGGCACACAGCTCGGGTGGGAGGACTGGGAGCGGATGGAGGAGGAACTGGCGGTGCTCTTTGATCGTCCGGTGGACCTGGTGGAGAAGCAGGCGGTCACCAACCCCTTCCGCCGACACAGCATCCTGACGACGCACCGGGTGGTGTATGCAGCCTGA
- a CDS encoding NAD-glutamate dehydrogenase, with translation MSISTVSDAPAAATVDELCSFLERTQHGEDAALLCAFARIFFAKIPRAVLQERPLPHLAAQAVGAFHFVQRARPDEVNVEVLNPGAEGWSAPATVIRAHVVDRPFIVDTLREYLTSQQIAIHHFVYPVLTVRRDADGRVEWIGDTGEGTLEALVHCEVERLPAERHAEVLGEVERRLTDVVVATADFDEMLDAVDRVAATVRGYGACLPDHAADCHEVEEFLRWLKDGNFVFLGYRGYDIVGEDERRAVRVEEGSGLGILRDERPSRYSTPVPVSELPEELRRRVVGGPILIINKAESEATVHRRARMDYIGVKKLDASGRVVGEHRLLGLFTSKAYAEHAESIPILRQKLAQILSASGTRPGSHDYKEMITIFNSMPKEELFQASVVELEQEVQTILALLFSDEVRVILRPDNLREGASVMVILPRGKFSGEVRRAIQEAISRRLGGEVVHYYLAMSAADQARLHFYVSTPDRSVDAVDPRDLEREVSQLIRSWEDRLRDGLGGTGEGGELAELYAPAFSAEYRAANSPVAAVHDVLQLERMRRDQREVAVALRNPPEVRAGELGRTTVLKLYLRDRRLVLSDFMPILEDAGVRVIEIDTFAVTGEDLPAFMIYSFLVQDQDGAQIPGERFGVLSEMLLAVWAGDAPEDPFNALTLGAGLRWRQVDVLRTYANYAAQIGAVPTRLAPARALARYPEVARRLFGYFEARFDPAATAPAAEQDALRSDLGHALEAVTSLADDRALRKMIALVGGTVRTNYYRNGGADPTRRSGGVPYVSLKVCSADVEELKKSRLLFEVYVHSSRMEGIHLRGAAVSRGGIRWSDRPDDFRTEILGLVTTQVVKNAVIVPSGSKGGFITKRVHADRDLMGQEAADQYRTLMRGLLDLTDNLVEGRVMPPEGVVRYDGDDPYLVVAADKGTAHLSDVANAVAAEYGFWLGDAFASGGSHGYDHKREGITARGAWECVKRHFREMGKDIQAEPFTVAGIGDMSGDVFGNGMLLSRQIRLVAAFDHRHVFLDPDPDPATSYAERERIFALPRSSWEDYDRSLLSPGGMIVPRASKVVHLTPEVRAALGLPDEVESVDGEGLIRAVLRAPVELLWNGGIGTYVKHSDETHAEAGDTTNDPVRIDADELRCRVLGEGGNLGLTQRARIQYALGGGRLNTDALDNSAGVDMSDHEVNLKILLNWMVREGELTLEARNALLEEMTDEVSRLVLRNNVGQSLAVSLDESRSREALDDFAALVLALERDRRLDRAAEGLPSTETMLEQAKSGIGLTRPTLSVLLAHAKLYAKANLLASALPDDPALEPYLARYFPPQAVEAAGPERLRAHRLHREIVTTELVNDLVNLMGSSFLHRVARETGSDIAAVVRAWLIASRIASAAEIRDDLAAAEERFPTATVYRWDMGLARVLEATTHWVLTNVPEDASTAAAVEELHEGLGRLRAGFAGTVTGEDRKIFLARLGELQDLGVERSLGERLITLRFLPQLLDVLRIAREGGADAVETARAYYHVSERFATAELRHILLRAAGDGAWEKRYAQAMAEDVARAQRRIVQLTLRDGATGEGVEAALDEFTRRRSAQVQAYRDLLEDLRADDRAPLAGWALAARTLRGIAG, from the coding sequence ATGAGCATTTCGACCGTCTCCGACGCGCCCGCCGCCGCCACGGTGGACGAGCTCTGCAGCTTTCTGGAACGCACGCAGCACGGCGAGGACGCCGCCCTGCTCTGCGCCTTCGCGCGCATCTTCTTCGCCAAGATCCCCCGCGCGGTGCTGCAGGAGCGCCCGCTCCCCCACCTGGCCGCGCAGGCGGTGGGCGCCTTCCACTTCGTGCAGCGCGCCCGCCCCGACGAGGTCAACGTGGAGGTGCTCAACCCGGGCGCCGAGGGGTGGAGCGCCCCGGCCACGGTGATCCGCGCGCACGTGGTGGACCGCCCCTTCATCGTGGACACCCTGCGCGAGTACCTCACCTCGCAGCAGATCGCGATCCACCACTTCGTGTACCCGGTGCTCACGGTGCGCCGCGACGCGGACGGCCGGGTGGAGTGGATCGGCGACACGGGGGAGGGGACGCTGGAGGCGCTGGTGCACTGCGAGGTGGAGCGCCTCCCGGCGGAGCGGCACGCCGAGGTGCTGGGCGAGGTGGAGCGGCGGCTCACGGACGTGGTGGTGGCGACCGCCGACTTCGACGAGATGCTGGACGCGGTGGACCGGGTGGCCGCCACGGTGCGCGGATACGGCGCCTGCCTCCCGGACCACGCCGCGGACTGCCACGAGGTGGAGGAGTTCCTCCGCTGGCTCAAGGACGGCAACTTCGTCTTCCTGGGCTACCGGGGCTACGACATCGTGGGCGAGGACGAGAGGCGCGCGGTGCGGGTGGAGGAAGGGTCCGGGCTGGGGATCCTGCGCGACGAGCGCCCCTCCCGCTACTCCACCCCGGTCCCCGTCTCCGAGCTCCCCGAGGAGCTGCGGCGGCGGGTGGTGGGCGGTCCCATCCTCATCATCAACAAGGCCGAGTCCGAGGCCACGGTGCACCGCCGCGCCCGCATGGACTACATCGGCGTCAAGAAGCTGGACGCCTCCGGGCGCGTGGTGGGCGAGCACCGCCTGCTGGGGCTCTTCACCTCCAAGGCGTACGCCGAGCACGCCGAGTCCATCCCCATCCTCCGGCAGAAGCTGGCCCAGATCCTCTCCGCCTCCGGCACCCGCCCCGGATCGCACGACTACAAGGAGATGATCACCATCTTCAACTCCATGCCCAAGGAGGAGCTGTTCCAGGCCTCCGTGGTGGAGCTGGAGCAGGAGGTGCAGACCATCCTCGCCCTCCTCTTCTCCGACGAGGTGCGGGTGATCCTCCGCCCGGACAACCTCCGGGAGGGCGCCAGCGTGATGGTGATCCTCCCGCGCGGCAAGTTCAGCGGCGAGGTGCGCCGCGCCATCCAGGAGGCCATCAGCCGCCGCCTGGGCGGCGAGGTGGTGCACTACTACCTGGCCATGAGCGCGGCGGACCAGGCGCGGCTCCACTTCTACGTCTCCACCCCGGACCGGAGCGTGGACGCGGTGGACCCGCGCGACCTGGAGCGCGAGGTCTCGCAGCTGATCCGCTCCTGGGAGGACCGGCTGCGCGACGGGCTGGGCGGGACCGGCGAGGGCGGCGAGCTGGCGGAGCTGTACGCCCCCGCCTTCAGCGCCGAGTACCGCGCCGCCAACTCCCCGGTCGCGGCCGTGCACGACGTGCTGCAGCTGGAGCGGATGCGCCGCGACCAGCGCGAGGTGGCCGTGGCGCTCCGCAACCCGCCGGAAGTGAGGGCGGGGGAGCTGGGGCGGACCACCGTCCTCAAGCTGTACCTGCGCGACCGGCGGCTCGTCCTTTCCGACTTCATGCCGATCCTGGAGGACGCCGGCGTCCGCGTCATCGAGATCGACACCTTCGCGGTCACCGGGGAAGATCTCCCGGCCTTCATGATCTACTCCTTCCTGGTGCAGGACCAGGACGGCGCGCAGATCCCGGGGGAGCGCTTCGGCGTCCTGTCCGAGATGCTCCTGGCGGTCTGGGCGGGCGACGCCCCGGAGGACCCCTTCAACGCGCTGACGCTGGGCGCCGGGCTGCGCTGGCGCCAGGTGGACGTGCTGCGCACCTACGCCAACTACGCGGCGCAGATCGGCGCCGTCCCCACGCGTCTGGCCCCGGCGCGGGCGCTCGCCCGCTACCCGGAGGTGGCGCGCCGGCTCTTCGGGTACTTCGAGGCCCGCTTCGACCCCGCCGCGACCGCGCCCGCCGCGGAGCAGGACGCGCTGCGGAGCGACCTCGGCCACGCGCTGGAGGCGGTCACCTCGCTGGCGGACGACCGCGCGCTGCGCAAGATGATCGCGCTGGTGGGCGGCACCGTCCGCACCAACTACTACCGCAACGGCGGCGCCGACCCCACGCGGCGCAGCGGCGGCGTGCCGTACGTCTCGCTCAAGGTCTGCTCGGCGGACGTGGAGGAGCTCAAGAAGTCGCGCCTCCTCTTCGAGGTGTACGTGCACTCCTCGCGCATGGAGGGGATCCACCTGCGCGGCGCCGCGGTCTCGCGCGGCGGGATCCGCTGGTCGGACCGGCCGGACGACTTCCGCACCGAGATCCTGGGGCTGGTGACCACGCAGGTGGTCAAGAACGCCGTCATCGTCCCCTCCGGCTCGAAGGGCGGCTTCATCACCAAGCGCGTCCATGCGGACCGCGACCTGATGGGGCAGGAGGCGGCGGACCAGTACCGCACCCTGATGCGCGGGCTGCTGGACCTGACCGACAACCTCGTGGAGGGCCGGGTGATGCCTCCGGAGGGGGTGGTCCGCTACGACGGCGACGACCCGTACCTGGTGGTGGCCGCCGACAAGGGGACGGCGCACCTCTCCGACGTGGCGAACGCGGTGGCCGCCGAGTACGGCTTCTGGCTGGGCGACGCCTTCGCCTCCGGCGGGAGCCACGGGTACGACCACAAGCGCGAGGGGATCACCGCCCGGGGCGCCTGGGAGTGCGTGAAGCGCCACTTCCGCGAGATGGGCAAGGACATCCAGGCGGAGCCCTTCACGGTGGCCGGGATCGGCGACATGAGCGGCGACGTGTTCGGGAACGGGATGCTCCTGTCCCGGCAGATCCGCCTCGTCGCCGCCTTCGACCACCGGCACGTCTTCCTGGACCCGGACCCCGACCCGGCCACGAGCTACGCGGAGCGCGAGCGCATCTTCGCCCTCCCGCGCTCCTCGTGGGAGGACTACGACCGCTCGCTCCTCTCGCCGGGGGGGATGATCGTCCCCCGCGCCTCCAAGGTGGTCCACCTCACCCCCGAGGTGCGCGCCGCGCTGGGGCTCCCGGACGAGGTGGAGAGCGTGGACGGCGAGGGACTGATCCGGGCGGTGCTGCGCGCTCCGGTGGAGCTTCTCTGGAACGGCGGGATCGGCACCTACGTCAAGCACTCGGACGAGACGCACGCCGAGGCGGGCGACACCACCAACGACCCGGTGCGGATCGACGCGGACGAGCTGCGCTGCCGGGTGCTCGGCGAGGGCGGGAACCTGGGGCTGACGCAGCGCGCCCGCATCCAGTACGCGCTGGGCGGCGGGCGGCTCAACACGGACGCGCTCGACAACTCCGCCGGCGTGGACATGTCCGACCACGAGGTGAACCTCAAGATCCTCCTGAACTGGATGGTCCGCGAGGGCGAGCTCACCCTGGAGGCGCGCAACGCACTGCTGGAGGAGATGACGGACGAGGTCTCCCGCCTGGTGCTGCGCAACAACGTTGGCCAGTCGCTGGCCGTGTCGCTCGACGAGTCGCGCAGCCGCGAGGCGCTGGACGACTTCGCGGCGCTGGTGCTGGCGCTGGAGCGCGACCGGCGGCTGGACCGCGCCGCCGAGGGGCTCCCCAGCACGGAGACCATGCTGGAGCAGGCGAAGAGCGGGATCGGCCTCACCCGCCCGACGCTCTCGGTGCTCCTGGCGCACGCCAAGCTGTACGCCAAGGCGAACCTGCTGGCCTCGGCGCTCCCGGACGACCCCGCGCTGGAGCCCTACCTGGCTCGGTACTTCCCGCCGCAGGCGGTGGAAGCGGCGGGGCCGGAGCGGCTCCGCGCCCACCGGCTCCACCGGGAGATCGTGACCACGGAGCTGGTCAACGACCTTGTGAACCTGATGGGCTCCTCCTTCCTGCACCGGGTGGCGCGGGAGACGGGGAGCGACATCGCCGCGGTGGTCCGCGCCTGGCTGATCGCCAGCCGGATCGCGAGCGCGGCGGAGATCCGCGACGACCTGGCCGCGGCGGAGGAGCGCTTCCCGACCGCCACGGTGTACCGCTGGGACATGGGGCTGGCGCGGGTGCTGGAGGCGACGACCCACTGGGTCCTCACCAACGTCCCGGAGGACGCCTCCACCGCCGCGGCGGTGGAGGAGCTGCACGAGGGGCTGGGCCGCCTCCGCGCCGGCTTCGCGGGGACGGTCACCGGGGAGGACCGCAAGATCTTCCTGGCGCGCCTGGGCGAGCTGCAGGACCTGGGGGTGGAGCGGTCCCTCGGCGAGCGGCTCATCACCCTCCGCTTCCTTCCGCAGCTCCTGGACGTGCTGCGGATCGCGCGGGAGGGCGGCGCGGACGCGGTGGAGACGGCGCGTGCGTACTACCACGTCTCGGAGCGCTTCGCCACGGCGGAGCTGCGGCACATCCTCCTCCGGGCGGCCGGCGATGGGGCCTGGGAGAAGCGCTACGCCCAGGCCATGGCGGAGGACGTGGCGCGCGCGCAGCGCAGGATCGTGCAGCTCACCCTGCGCGACGGCGCTACCGGCGAGGGGGTGGAGGCCGCGCTCGACGAGTTCACCCGCCGCCGCTCCGCGCAGGTGCAGGCCTACCGCGACCTGCTGGAGGACCTGCGCGCCGACGACCGCGCCCCGCTGGCGGGGTGGGCGCTGGCCGCCCGGACGCTGCGGGGGATCGCGGGATAG